The Dreissena polymorpha isolate Duluth1 chromosome 2, UMN_Dpol_1.0, whole genome shotgun sequence nucleotide sequence AAAATTGAATTGTTAACACGAGTAATccgaacaaataataaataacagaCACACAATATGACAATTTCCTGTACAATGTCCTTTAATTGATAAAAATCATAACGCAAGAAAACTTAAACACTATTGCCCATTACCCGATTTGTATACATTTCAGTGTAAAGGTTTCTGCAAAAAATACACTATAATaagtataaaaaatgaatattCAGGTGAAACTGTCGAGATTAAATACAGTACTATTTGTGCAAAAACAAGAAGTTATTAGCAGTATTAAAATGTTAGcattgttaaaatgtaaaatggCATATTCTTTCTTCCGTAAATATTATCTCCGGCCCATGTCATTGCGAAACACTCAAGTCATGTAGCTTCTGTTTATTTATAGAAAAGGGTGATAAATCCGTATAGCTTGGAACACACATTAACTTGAGTTATCACGAGTTAAAAGCAAAATTACAGAATAAGTAAGACACCTTTAAAATACGCGTTTACTTACGCTATATAGGAATAAGAAATGTACAGACACACGGCCATGAGATAAATTATTGTTACCATCTGCTAGTCGTTTATTTAAAGTAAGTGACCATGGCTGATACAATACAGGGCATTACACGCAGATCACAAAATAACACACTGATTAATTCTGGGTTTACCGCTTTGAAGCTGTCCATGCATTGCTGGTTTAAAATTGTTAAACGAATGGTCAAACCTTAGATGTAACCTACCAATAATCacataaaagcaaaatgtatttaatacGCCTTCTCATTATTTGCAAGATATGCTGGTAAGGTTCGCAAATTGTCAAATCGACAAAAGAAAAGAACACTAGCCGCCGAATTTTACTTTGAAAGAAACATGCTTTAAAGATAGTTTGGTTACCTATATTTGGGACATAGGGATATAGCCTATGAGGAAATCTCTTTCAACTAGGTATCGTTATCAACACATATCTCTGTATCCATGTTAAAGCGTGTAGCATTACGTGAACATCTTGTCTACCTCTTAATGCTGTCAAGGCATCACACGACCGACTGAACATTTTCTAGACCGGGATTGACACAGATAGATGTgagtatacttttttttcaatcttaatgcatcgaaatatatttaaaatatatacatctaACAGGTaagataattttataaaaacaaggaattttataaaaacaaggTTACTAAATAAATTCATCTTTTAAGTCAACATGCTGACGTATTACTATAAAATGTTTAAGGAAATTACGAGTTTAAATCTTCAAAGCATGCACATATAATTCTAGCTCTATAGTAAATGAAACAAGATCGTCCCCACCTCCAACCCCAACGCGGAACGGAGTTCGAGGGGCATATGGTGATTATATCGCCTgtccctccgtccgtctgtccgtcccaCCCCCACTTCTTGCGCGGAGTATAACTGAAAATGTGTCGAGATTCTCAACCTCGGGGCAGGTTCTGGTTACAATAACCACAACTCAATATGTACGATGAAGTAGGTAACACACAATCACAACGTTTTCTTTTATTGTACAGGAAGTAAGGGGACGTGTATTTAGTTTTATCCATGATGCTGTTTTACAGCTCACGCCTACGAATATATTGTAACGCATGTGTACGGTCACCATGTGGAAGTGTTTGGCGTTCATGTGTGCACTGGCAACTACCGCTCACAGCGACAGCTGCTGTGTCCCGACACAGTTTGAGTGCAGCGAGGGCACGATGACCGGAAGTGCCGATGACGATGGAAATACCGCTCTAGCTCAGGTATTCTGCGTAGATAGAACGAAACTACAAACACATACTGCAAACGGTAGGTATCTCAAAATTATCCTGAGAGTATATACATACTTCAAGCTTATAAAATCTTGTTACCCCGTAGATTGTAACAAACAATTTCATCGCTCTTCTACATACCATAACAACAAAAATAAGATCAAGTACGtttcttaatatttaaattattccaGGAACTAATTGTCACTTAGTCATGTCAACCTGCTTGCTGTGAGTCGCATATTCATGCTTCGAATCCATAATGCCTTCGTGTAAACACTGGAAATAATCACAGCGCCGCTTAATTAATGCGACGGAATTGCGTGTTAATTAAGATACCTTAGGGCTTTTATTCTATTTAAGCAAGGCTAAATTGCAAATTACATTATATCATGATATGTTCAATAATGCTTAAATACGCAAACTAATATTCCTTTTTGATAACGTTGTTAGTACTGTTAATTTCAGGCATTAATTAAGTTTTCCTTCGACGGAAATGGTAAGCGCGTATATTCAGTAGAGCAAGTGATTGTCGGAAATCAAAGCGACACATACACCATTCTTCAGCTGTACAACCAGGTATTGTTGCTCACTAACCGTCTGAAATATTCATTTGAGCAATtaccgttaaattttattgtattgtttgtaaTCAGTGACATCATATTGTACACGATTACGTAAAAGAACATTCTTGGAATAGTTCTTATAATAATTATCAACAGTATttagaaacacattttaaatacagACCGTTAACAGAAATGTTATACacttattttacttaaattgaaAATGATACATAAACAACTTTTGCTTAAATGAAATAAGTGAACAATCTTAAACAGTTACTTATATGAAAAGCAcactaatttaaattaaaaaacgcGCTTTGAAGTGCCGAATAGCCACACCAAAGCAGAGAAAATGTATGGCAACATATTAATCTCCTTAgctaaataatttaattcaaaatacttCTATAATCATGTCGTCATTCTAAACTTATCTGTCTTTTAAACACTTCTTATATATGGATAAAAAACTCCGATAACTTATgagaaaatatacatgttttgtgtTAAAGGGTCAACAGTACGTTATCCACAATGGGGTGTGCTCTCGGGGATCTCTAGAAACATGGGGCAACAAAGGCTGTATTCCAGGCAAGTACATGTTGTTATAGACTTCAGAATAAACAACAATATTGGCGACACAATCAGTGATACCTGCGGTTTGGCAATGTCTAAGAGTAGTTGAACATTCTTCTTTGTCTGTCGGAATATCGCGTGTACCTGGCCAACATGTAGAACTAGTAGAAGCCCGCGAAAAACAATATTTGCTTCGCCTTTGAAATACAATCCGAATATGGTTTGTTATTAAGGCTGTAAAACACGCTTCATATAAAACCTTAAACGAACGGTCTTAATCGTAAAATGATGTTATTACTTATCTATAAGAGGCATTCACTCACGAGAGAATGTCCCGAATCAGTCTCTTTTGGTATTAACCGTGAGATGGTGAGttcacacttattttgacagtgaccttgacctttgacctagtgacccgaatttcaataggggtcatctactttccaTGGCCAATggacatgtgaagtatcaagccaatcggtcaactAGTTAAccagttattgatcagaaacgattttcaaacttattgtgacagtgaccttgacctttgacataatgaacccaatatcaataggggtcatctactgtccaatgcaaATGCACAAAtgtatcaaaccaatcggtcaTTTCGTTGAcgtgttattgatcggaaacaattttcacacttattttaacagtgaccttgacctttgacctagtgacccaatatcaaaaggggtaatctactgtcaaaggccaatgcacatgggaagtatcaagccaatcggtcaatgcgTTGACGagcaaccgacagacagaccgaccgaccgacagacatccagcaaaacaatatacccctcctGTTCGAAGGGGGCATAGAAAAGGTCCGATTTTGTTTTACAGATACCGCGACTGTTTCCGGTACGTACCAGCTAGGTTACGGTCagaacatatggataacgacgtATTCATGGTCCATCCCTTCCCCAACTGCGTCTGTTTCCCTTGGAGTCACAGACAACTGCGTACCTGTCGTAGAGATTTTTACTGGGCAACAGGAAGGAAGTAAGTGGACGTGATCTGATTGCATGGGTCACAAAAAGAAGTATGTGGGCATGAACATGATGCACGGTTTACAGAAAGGACGAATGTGGGCGTGAACATGACGAATGGGGTACATAAAGAAAGTATGTGGGTGTGAACATGAAACATGGGTTACAGAAAGGAAGTAAGGGGACGTGAACATGGTGCATGGGTTACACAAAGGAGGTAGTGGGCGTGAACATGAAACATAGGTTACAGAAAGGAGGTATGTGGGCGTGAACATGAAACACGGGTTACAGAAAGGAGGTATGTGGGCGTGAACATGATGCATGGGTTACAGAAAGGAAGTAAGGGGACGTGAACATGATGCATGGGTTACATAAAGGAAGTAAGGGGACGTGAACATGATGCATGGGTTACATAAAGGAAGTAAGGGGACTTGAACATGAAACATGGGTTACTGAAAGGAGGTTCGTGGGCGTAAACATGAAACTAGGGTTACAGAAAGGAGTTATGTGGGCGTGAACATGATGCATGGGTTACATAAAGGAAGTAAGGGGACGTGAGCATGATGCATGGGTTACAAAAAAGGAGGTTTGTGGGCGTGAACATGATGCATGGGTTACATAAAGGAAGTAAGGGGACGTGAACATGATGCATGGGTTACAAAAAGGAAGTAAGGGGACGTGAGCATTATGCATGGGTTACATAAAGGAAGAAAGGGGACGTGAACATGAAACACGGGTTACCTAAAGAAAGTAAGAGGAAGTGAGCATGATGCATGGGTTACATAAAGGAAGTAAGGGGACGTGAACATGGTGCATGGGTTACATAAAGGAAGTTAGGGGACGTGAACATGATGCATGGGTTACATAAAGGAAGTAAGGGGACGTGAGCATGATGCATGGGTTACATAAAGGAAGTAAGGGGACGTGAACATGGAACACGGGTTACACAAAGAAAGTAAGCGGAAGTGAGCATGATGCATGGGTTACATAAAGGAAGTAAGGGGACGTGAACATGAAACACGGGTTACATAAAGAAAGTAAGAGGAAGTGAGCATGATGCATGGGTTACATAAAGGAAGTAAGGGGACGTGAACATGATGCATGGGTTACATAAAGGAAGTAAGGGGACGTGAGCATGATGCATGGGTTACATAAAGGAAGTAAGGGGACTTGAACATGAAACATGGGTTACATAAAGGAAGTAAGGGGACGTGAGTATGATTCATGGGTTACATAAAGGAAGTAAGAGAACGTGAGCATGATGCATGTGTTACAGACAGGAAGTATGTAGGCGTGAACATGAAACACGGTTTACAGAAAGGAAGAATGTGGGCGTGAACATGATGCTTGTGTTGCAGAAAAAAACCATGGGGAATAGAATTTGGAATAGCGagtgtgtattttatttatcctCAATAGCGTGACATATTGCACAGTAACACTATCTTCGTTCGTGTTAACCCCTTGTAGGGATTTTATTAATTCAAATTACATGTAAACCAAATAGTAATGTGCGATGTATTTATACAATCTATAATAAAagtgcttgtttatattcttttgcAGCTAGTTTTCTGGCTCTCCAAGGCTTTCAAAACATAACCCTCGGGATCAAAGACCCGTCCGTGTTCGTTGTGCCGGACATCTGCAAACATCAGTCAACCTCCGTAAGTGATTTTCCGTTATTAAATGCGAAAATGTGCACGTCTTCATAGTAACACGAGTTACGGAAAGTTATAGCCCATGGTTCATTGTTGATACTATAAAAATACAGCActtctgaatatttttttcatcgTACATGTAATAtgcattttgaaattattaagtAATCTGACTTTTTGAATGCGTTTTATTTAAGTTTTCCGTTTCATTGCATTAGttcaatatgaacaattttctgAAGTACATAAACTAAAATGTATGCATAGTGATTTTGTTTGGGGATTAATAATGAAAGATAACATTTTATGGATATATTGTGAATTAAAGAACAAACTAACATACTTATGAAATCAATTTTGTTATAGAGTCTTAATTGCTTTTCTCTTAATTGACAACCTACATCACAACTGACATCTATTATTTTAGTAGCATGTAATAGCTTCTGTAAACAAATGAATATGTATCGTTACCTTTGTATTAAGGTATGTTCGACATATTGTATAGTTATATTAATCATTAACTGTGTTCCTTGTAGGTGCCAGTGCCCATGTATCGTCGAAGAAGAAGTACCTTGTTTTGACGATGTTCATTCAGCATGTAGTACCTAAATATTTCCACACTTTATGACACACCTTGTCATCTTAATAGTGTATGCATTGTATGatgataataaaaacaaaaacaatagtaCCCTCACGTATAATGATTTTAATGTTGTTATTTGCATATGAATGCGTGTTTTCGAAGTATACAAAAGAATAATTATATGAATTAACCGACAGATGGTAATCTAATTTTTCTACATAGGTTGTGTGTCGATGTTGTTTCTTGACTTTTTGGGATGTTTTGTGCTTGTATAAAAGGGCAAACGTTAAGGTCtgctttaataataatgtttggtGAACATTATGTTGACTGATTCTTCGACccaatatatatgattttttcaTGCTAGcaataacaaaacataacattttcGCCTAAATGTGTAAACGCCTCAACATCGATGAAGGCTTTGCAAAAACAACTCCGTCAAAACGGTGGATTTCTGGTTGTGCTAATTTCACTAGAGATGCGACTGATACGTCAATCAGCTGACGAAACTGAACGTTCCTTGTCGAACACCAAACCAAGTGATGTTCCTTGTCGAACACCAAACCAAGTGATGTTCCTTGTCGAACACCCAACCACGTGATGTGTGCAGATCATTGATATGCATATGCTACAGGAGAATCTGTTATTCATAGAAACAAATGCTTAATTTGAAACCCTCATTTTGGGAACACGTGTGTCTTCTTGCTAATCTACAAACCACGACTGTAAGGAGAGATCAATGTCTATAAGGCAACCATTTTCATACCTTCATTACATTGTCAAATTAAATGAgcttttaaaatgttgttttaaaaataaacgaGTCCAAACTTAAACGAAACAAACAGTTAAAAACACTACACATGTCTTTTCAGAAATCGACAACCATCTGGAAATGTATGTTTATGAATAATGGTGAACATTAGAACTTaatgatattatatattatataattatatacaaaaactATATTGTGTGAAATTgacgttgaaaaaaaataagttaaaacacTGTAAATTCTATTAATGATCGTAAAAAAAacgcgactactactactactacaacttctctCTTTTGAGAGGAGTTCTTCTTTTCTTTTTCTTCGTCTCTTTCGGCGGCTTCGGTGTGGCGGCGGAATGGGGCGGCTCTTCGGCTGCGGCGGCGGCTCGGCTTCGGGCTGaccgacgactacgacgacgacgacggacacgactactactactactactactactactactactactactactactactactactactactactactactactactactactactactactactactactactactactactacaacaacaacaactactactactactactactactactactactactactactactactactactactactactactactactactactactactactactactactactacaaatactactactactactactactactactactactactactactactactactactactactactactattactactactactactactacttttactactactactactacaactacaagtTCTTGAAGAGATTTTACTTTCGTTGTTACGACAATCCAGTGAACCATCGTACCACATATGCCTCTACAAATAGACGGACATAGATCAAACAATTATCGTACTTCGTATTAACTTCTAAATGCCGTCGGCTAGAGATGCCATCCCGAGTTTAATCAATATCTGTCTATTAAGATATAAATGTGACAAAGTGCAGACGCATATAATTGAATACTAACTGAACAAAAAATATCGTTGGTAACGCGCAGACGTGAAGAATCGTTTCAGCAATTGGTGTATTTAAAATGCTGCCTCATCGTCTACGGGTATTTGAATGTTTTAgttacttttttcaatttattgtttatttttaatgtattctATTATAATGCTCACAATATAATAACGTTAATTGTTTTTGAGAGTTTATAATATAGATACTGCTAATATACATACAAAGGGCAAGTCTGTAACGAGATTACGATAAGCGCTTGAAAATATGACCGACATATCTCATATCTGCTAAAACAGGCCAAAAAAACTGGTTGCACACTTGTCTTGGCCAATGCAACCTCTAGTGTACTAGCTCCGTATTGAATATCACTTTATACACAGGAGCGTGCGTTATGTACAATATTGCTGTCACTCTCTATTGGTGTGCTGTATTGgcaaataaaaaagcaaaaaaagctCCAAGGGCGATGAAAAAACTTGACTGTGTCTGTTTTTTTAACTCATATAAATACTGTAGACGAAAATTAAAAGAGGATCTATAGGTAAAAATTTATAGCAAGTCTAAGAAAGGAAATCATGCGAAGCTTAAAAAGAAAATGAAGTCTTTGCGCGGGCTCGTTCTGTTTTGGcgagtgaaataaaataaatgtttattcagTACAAATCTGACATTCTCTCTATTAACGTAGTGCTTCTTTTATAATACAAATCTATCCATCGCTCTTAGTACGTCTACTTTGATTTCTGTTAACTTTCATAATTGATTGTGGGTTACAACGCGTTCCAAAATATAAATCCACAAATGATCAATAAAAAGAAACTATAAAAAAGTTCTTACAGCAAATGTTAAACGCATTTCATTATGTTATCATAGCTTGTGTAAACATgcccatttttatgtcccccaccactatagtggagatatattgtttttgccctgtcttttggtttgtctgttggtttgtttgtgtgtttgtttgtttgccccaactttaacatttgcaataacttttgcaatattgaagatagcaacttgatatttggcatgcatttgtatctcatggagctgcacattttgagtggtgaaaggtaaaggtcaaggtcatatattcGCAGAGACGGAATTACATGTTATAATAATTATAGAAATTCTTTAAAACTGTAGTTTTGCACGTAAGTTCACAAAGATGAAACTTGCTGTGTCAAATTGTAAAATGTCTGGTTGGGTGTGAATATTATATCAGCATTATTTATGGTTGGCAATTCGCCGCCATATGGCTACTCGCACTAACAACTGTTATAATATGTTTTGCAAGTTGTTAAAGTAACTGTAACTTAATTGACCGGAGCGTTTGTAATTGTCACTATAACTGTTATTATATTGACGTATTGTTTTGGAAACGAATATAACAACTGGAAGCGTCCCTAGATCAATCGGTTGGCTCAGTATTATTCGATGCTATATAGGCAGCATTGTTACCAGTCTTGCATTCGCCTAAATTAGTAAAGACAAATATTCATAGCTGACGCGGTTCCCAGGGGgataaataaaataagatattttgCAATTGTATAATAATGTTTTCTACGCAtccaattaatttattttatctaCTTATATACACAAATATAGGTGATATTTCATGTAatatatcttgtatatttaaCACACCGCGTCTCTTATACTATGTTCGGGATAGATTTCCGTGGAATCTAAAAGGTTTTCCATGTAGAAAAATTGGCATTCCTATAATTATCATGCTCTACATAAACACGCATAAGACCGATTAAGCATTTCTTTGTTTGGTTTCTGGTCTTAAACAGACGGAAATAGATATACGATGATGAGATTTCCCATTTTGTATTTCCTTCTAAATGCCGTAGAATATTCAGAGTTCTATAAATATCTttacaatcaataaataaatgtgacATATGGAAGACGTACGTAATCAAATACTAACTGAACAAAACAGATGTTGACAAAAATTGTATATCTGAAGTTTATAtcatgtcaaataatgatgagaaattgggtgaaatatttgggttttctttatgtacgaaatattgacaagtatatcagtggcgagtatgcatgacggtcaaaagattgaatatttggatctggtgtatatttaaca carries:
- the LOC127866432 gene encoding mammalian ependymin-related protein 1-like, with product MCTVTMWKCLAFMCALATTAHSDSCCVPTQFECSEGTMTGSADDDGNTALAQALIKFSFDGNGKRVYSVEQVIVGNQSDTYTILQLYNQGQQYVIHNGVCSRGSLETWGNKGCIPDTATVSGTYQLGYGQNIWITTYSWSIPSPTASVSLGVTDNCVPVVEIFTGQQEGTSFLALQGFQNITLGIKDPSVFVVPDICKHQSTSVPVPMYRRRRSTLF